The following coding sequences are from one Megachile rotundata isolate GNS110a chromosome 13, iyMegRotu1, whole genome shotgun sequence window:
- the LOC100878661 gene encoding vacuole membrane protein 1 isoform X3, whose translation MPQYKNIELGGIMLENTTAKRRVKVSIPVNGAQQNIEQKKSPAPFSEDRNNLNNEFYIDTECLSLWQHPITTLNYFFRELFSNIFSLGKKALHHKKIVWSIVSIIILFLVLNRISGPHQQILRAWETKIIWWLYWIGLGVLSSVGLGTGLHTFVLYLGPHIAAVTMAAYECGALNFPEPPYPDQIICPTTIDPMWTAGILNIMRKVRIEAMLWGAGTALGELPPYFMARAARTSRHDGKDEKFDQEDLKELEALEALENGENVSLLIRIKLTMKHFVQKAGFWGILACASIPNPLFDLAGLTCGHYLIPFWTFFGATLIGKAIIKMHIQQLAVIIAFNEELLDKFIKLLAIVPYVGSKFQEPLKRYLIEQKKKLHDKTSMDGTTTISWLFDKFVMLMVCYFLVTIIHALARNYHRKRTKRTD comes from the exons AATATTGAACTAGGAGGTATCATGTTGGAAAATACCACTGCCAAGCGACGTGTGAAGGTTTCAATTCCTGTTAATGGTGCACAACAAAATATTGAACAGAAAAAATCACCTGCACCATTTTCAGAAGATcgaaacaatttaaataatgaattttatatagATACAGAATGTTTATCGTTATGGCAGCATCCAATTACTACATTAAATTACTTTTTCCGAGAACTTTTTAGTAACATATTCAGCTTAGGAAAAAAGGCATTACATCACAAAAAAATAGTATGGAGTATTGTATCAATAATTATATTGTTTCTGGTATTAAACAGAATTTCTGGTCCACATCAACAG attttgagaGCATGGGAGACAAAAATTATTTGGTGGCTATATTGGATAGGTTTAGGTGTTCTTTCAAGTGTAGGTCTTGGTACAGGTTTACACACTTTTGTACTTTATCTAGGACCACATATAGCAGCTGTTACTATGGCTGCATATGAATGTGGTGCTCTTAATTTTCCTGAACCACCGTATCCTGATCAAATAATATGTCCAACAACAATCGATCCAATGTGGACTGcaggaatattaaatattatgagAAAAGTACGTATTGAAGCTATGCTTTGGGGTGCTGGTACTGCACTTGGTGAATTACCACCATATTTTATGGCCAGAGCTGCTCGAACTAGCAGACACGATGGTAAAGATGAAAAATTTGAtcaagaagatttgaaagaaTTAGAAGCCTTAGAAGCTTTAGAAAATGGTGAAAATGTATCATTACTAATACGTATAAAACTAACCATGAAACATTTTGTACAAAAAGCAGGTTTTTGGGGAATACTCGCCTGTGCATCA ATTCCTAACCCATTGTTTGATCTTGCTGGTTTAACATGTGGCCATTATTTAATTCCTTTTTGGACATTTTTTGGTGCTACACTCATAGGAAAGGCTATTATAAAAATGCACATTCAACAACTTGCAGTAATCATAGCTTTCAATGAAGAACTTCtagataaatttattaaattattagcaATTGTACCATACGTTGGTTCAAAGTTTCAAGAACCATTGAAAAGATATCTTATTGAACAGAAAAAGAAGTTACATGATAAAACATCAATG GATGGAACAACAACAATTTCGTggttatttgataaatttgtaatGTTGATGGTATGTTACTTTTTGGTAACAATTATTCATGCTTTAGCAAGAAATTATCATCGTAAACGAACTAAACGTACCGATTAA
- the ND-23 gene encoding NADH dehydrogenase (ubiquinone) 23 kDa subunit — protein sequence MTSLRIIQPGLKLFRHAPKILSVPSARNKYYVVQGLDELKTWKDIGDNAVQKAFLLEIIRGLGIALSYFFREPVTINYPFEKGPLSPRFRGEHALRRYPSGEERCIACKLCEAICPAQAITIEAEERADGSRRTTRYDIDMSKCIYCGFCQEACPVDAIVEGPNFEFSTETHEEMLYNKEKLLNNGDKWESEIASNIHADHLYR from the exons ATGACATCTCTCAGAATTATACAGCCAG GTCTCAAATTATTTCGACACGCTCCAAAGATTTTAAGTGTACCGTCAGCTCGAAACAAATATTATGTTGTTCAAGGACTTGATGAATTAAAAACATGGAAAGATATTGGCGATAATGCTGTTCAGAAAGCATTCCTCTTAGAAATTATTCGTGGTTTAGGAATTGCCCTATCCTACTTTTTTAGAGAACCTGTAACAATAAATTACCCTTTTGAAAAAGGTCCTTTAAGCCCACGATTTAGAGGAGAACATGCATTAAGAAG ATATCCCTCAGGAGAAGAAAGGTGTATTGCATGCAAATTATGCGAAGCAATTTGTCCAGCTCAAGCAATCACTATTGAAGCAGAAGAAAGAGCTGATGGATCTCGTCGTACAACAAGATATGATATAGATATGTCAAAATGTATATACTGTGGTTTCTGTCAGGAAGCTTGCCCAGTGGATGCAATCGTGGAG GGTCCAAATTTTGAGTTTTCGACAGAAACACACGAAGAAATGTTATATAACAAAGAGAAACTTTTGAACAATGGAGACAAATGGGAATCAGAAATTGCTAGTAATATTCATGCTGATCACTTGTatcgataa
- the LOC100880109 gene encoding pyridoxal phosphate homeostasis protein, with protein MGEIAANLKVVRDKILAASAKRPSEYKYFEPCLVAVSKLKPPELIIEAYEAGQRHFGENYVNELVEKGNHPNILEKCAQIRWHFIGHLQRNKVNKVLSIPNLHIIETVDNEKLASALHNSWPKFRKHDDSKLKVMVQVNTSKEEEKNGCDVANVCSFVKYVIDNCQNLEFVGLMTIGMFGYDLTKGPNPDFLCLKECRDKISRELNIDVTKIELSMGMSNDFEHAIEQGSTSVRVGTAIFGERPKKDT; from the exons ATGGGTGAAATTGCAGCCAATTTGAAAGTAGTTCGTGATAAAATACTTGCTGCTTCTGCTAAAAGACCTTCA GAGTACAAGTATTTTGAGCCATGTTTAGTAGCTGTAAGTAAATTAAAACCACCTGAATTAATCATAGAAGCTTATGAGGCTGGTCAAAGACATTTTGGAGAAAACTATGTAAATGAATTAGTAGAAAAAGGAAATCATCCAAACATTTTAGAAAAATGTGCACAGATACGTTGGCATTTTATTGGCCATTTGCAAcgtaataaagtaaataaagttttaagcattccaaatttacatattatagAAACAGTAGATAATGAAAAACTTGCATCTGCATTACATAATTCGTGGCCTAAATTTAGAAAACATGATGattcaaaattgaaagtgaTGGTACAGGTTAATACCAGCAAAGAAGAAG AAAAAAATGGCTGTGATGTTGCAAATGTTTGTTCTTTTGTAAAGTATGTTATTGATAATTGTCAGAATTTAGAATTCGTAGGGCTAATGACAATAGGCATGTTTGGATATGACCTTACAAAGGGTCCAAATCCTGACTTTTTATGTTTGAAAGAATGCAGAGATAAAATATCTAGGGAATTGAATATTGATGTAACAAAAATAGAATTATCAATGGGAATGTCAAATGATTTTGAGCATGCG aTTGAACAAGGAAGTACCAGTGTTAGAGTAGGTACTGCTATTTTTGGAGAAAGACCAAAAAAGGATACCTAG
- the LOC100878661 gene encoding vacuole membrane protein 1 isoform X4, giving the protein MLENTTAKRRVKVSIPVNGAQQNIEQKKSPAPFSEDRNNLNNEFYIDTECLSLWQHPITTLNYFFRELFSNIFSLGKKALHHKKIVWSIVSIIILFLVLNRISGPHQQILRAWETKIIWWLYWIGLGVLSSVGLGTGLHTFVLYLGPHIAAVTMAAYECGALNFPEPPYPDQIICPTTIDPMWTAGILNIMRKVRIEAMLWGAGTALGELPPYFMARAARTSRHDGKDEKFDQEDLKELEALEALENGENVSLLIRIKLTMKHFVQKAGFWGILACASIPNPLFDLAGLTCGHYLIPFWTFFGATLIGKAIIKMHIQQLAVIIAFNEELLDKFIKLLAIVPYVGSKFQEPLKRYLIEQKKKLHDKTSMDGTTTISWLFDKFVMLMVCYFLVTIIHALARNYHRKRTKRTD; this is encoded by the exons ATGTTGGAAAATACCACTGCCAAGCGACGTGTGAAGGTTTCAATTCCTGTTAATGGTGCACAACAAAATATTGAACAGAAAAAATCACCTGCACCATTTTCAGAAGATcgaaacaatttaaataatgaattttatatagATACAGAATGTTTATCGTTATGGCAGCATCCAATTACTACATTAAATTACTTTTTCCGAGAACTTTTTAGTAACATATTCAGCTTAGGAAAAAAGGCATTACATCACAAAAAAATAGTATGGAGTATTGTATCAATAATTATATTGTTTCTGGTATTAAACAGAATTTCTGGTCCACATCAACAG attttgagaGCATGGGAGACAAAAATTATTTGGTGGCTATATTGGATAGGTTTAGGTGTTCTTTCAAGTGTAGGTCTTGGTACAGGTTTACACACTTTTGTACTTTATCTAGGACCACATATAGCAGCTGTTACTATGGCTGCATATGAATGTGGTGCTCTTAATTTTCCTGAACCACCGTATCCTGATCAAATAATATGTCCAACAACAATCGATCCAATGTGGACTGcaggaatattaaatattatgagAAAAGTACGTATTGAAGCTATGCTTTGGGGTGCTGGTACTGCACTTGGTGAATTACCACCATATTTTATGGCCAGAGCTGCTCGAACTAGCAGACACGATGGTAAAGATGAAAAATTTGAtcaagaagatttgaaagaaTTAGAAGCCTTAGAAGCTTTAGAAAATGGTGAAAATGTATCATTACTAATACGTATAAAACTAACCATGAAACATTTTGTACAAAAAGCAGGTTTTTGGGGAATACTCGCCTGTGCATCA ATTCCTAACCCATTGTTTGATCTTGCTGGTTTAACATGTGGCCATTATTTAATTCCTTTTTGGACATTTTTTGGTGCTACACTCATAGGAAAGGCTATTATAAAAATGCACATTCAACAACTTGCAGTAATCATAGCTTTCAATGAAGAACTTCtagataaatttattaaattattagcaATTGTACCATACGTTGGTTCAAAGTTTCAAGAACCATTGAAAAGATATCTTATTGAACAGAAAAAGAAGTTACATGATAAAACATCAATG GATGGAACAACAACAATTTCGTggttatttgataaatttgtaatGTTGATGGTATGTTACTTTTTGGTAACAATTATTCATGCTTTAGCAAGAAATTATCATCGTAAACGAACTAAACGTACCGATTAA
- the Mlc2 gene encoding myosin regulatory light chain 2 isoform X1, whose amino-acid sequence MADKEKKKKTKKKEEPAAAPAPEPEPAPPPAEEKPPTPTGTPKESGSTRASSRGSRKAKRSGSSVFSMFTQKQVAEFKEAFQLMDADKDGIIGKNDLRATFDNVGRLVTDKELDDMLNEAPAPINFTQLLNLFATRMSGSGTDDDETVIAAFSTFDVNGKIDGERLRHALMTYGDKFTAKEVDDAYDNMYIDDKGFIDTQSLIAMLTGTGDEDEE is encoded by the exons ATG gcggataaagagaagaagaagaagaccaAAAAGAAGGAGGAGCCCGCAGCGGCTCCTGCTCCTGAACCTGAACCAGCACCACCTCCAGCAGAAGAGAAACCACCAACTCCTACTGGTACACCTAAAGAATCTGGTTCAACTAGAGCAAGTAGCCGCGGCAGCCGCAAAGCAAAACGCAGTGGCTCCAGCGTGTTTTCTATGTTCACGCAGAAACAAGTTGCCGAATTCAAGGAg GCATTCCAACTTATGGATGCAGACAAAGACGGTATAATTGGAAAGAACGACCTCCGTGCGACATTCGATAATGTAGGTCGTCTCGTTACTGATAAAGAACTCGACGATATGTTGAACGAAGCACCTGCGCCCATCAACTTTACTCAGTTGCTGAATCTGTTTGCAACTCGTATGTCGGGATCGG GTACGGATGACGACGAAACTGTAATTGCTGCCTTTAGTACCTTTGATGTGAATGGTAAAATTGATGGTGAAAG ATTGAGGCACGCGTTGATGACATATGGTGACAAATTTACTGCGAAAGAAGTCGATGATGCATATGATAATATGTATATTGACGACAAAGGATTTATTGACACGCAAAGCCTTATCGCAATGTTGACTGGTACGGGTGATGAAGatgaagaataa
- the LOC100878661 gene encoding vacuole membrane protein 1 isoform X1, with protein sequence MVRRKVDRKKSTASSMGISNNVKNFDGSFIYMDSKNTMNATTVIPVSQLTHKQSKGLLKEHLPISGKRTNMVYNNIELGGIMLENTTAKRRVKVSIPVNGAQQNIEQKKSPAPFSEDRNNLNNEFYIDTECLSLWQHPITTLNYFFRELFSNIFSLGKKALHHKKIVWSIVSIIILFLVLNRISGPHQQILRAWETKIIWWLYWIGLGVLSSVGLGTGLHTFVLYLGPHIAAVTMAAYECGALNFPEPPYPDQIICPTTIDPMWTAGILNIMRKVRIEAMLWGAGTALGELPPYFMARAARTSRHDGKDEKFDQEDLKELEALEALENGENVSLLIRIKLTMKHFVQKAGFWGILACASIPNPLFDLAGLTCGHYLIPFWTFFGATLIGKAIIKMHIQQLAVIIAFNEELLDKFIKLLAIVPYVGSKFQEPLKRYLIEQKKKLHDKTSMDGTTTISWLFDKFVMLMVCYFLVTIIHALARNYHRKRTKRTD encoded by the exons ATGGTGCGAAGAAAAGTAGATCGAAAGAAAAGCACTGCTTCTAGTATGGGTATTTCCAATAATGTAAAGAATTTTGATGGCAGTTTTATTTACATGGATAGTAAAAATACAATGAATGCTACTACAGTGATACCAGTTTCACAACTTACACATAAACAATCTAAAGGCTTATTAAAAGAACATCTGCCCATTTCAGGAAAGAGGACAAACATGGTATATAAT AATATTGAACTAGGAGGTATCATGTTGGAAAATACCACTGCCAAGCGACGTGTGAAGGTTTCAATTCCTGTTAATGGTGCACAACAAAATATTGAACAGAAAAAATCACCTGCACCATTTTCAGAAGATcgaaacaatttaaataatgaattttatatagATACAGAATGTTTATCGTTATGGCAGCATCCAATTACTACATTAAATTACTTTTTCCGAGAACTTTTTAGTAACATATTCAGCTTAGGAAAAAAGGCATTACATCACAAAAAAATAGTATGGAGTATTGTATCAATAATTATATTGTTTCTGGTATTAAACAGAATTTCTGGTCCACATCAACAG attttgagaGCATGGGAGACAAAAATTATTTGGTGGCTATATTGGATAGGTTTAGGTGTTCTTTCAAGTGTAGGTCTTGGTACAGGTTTACACACTTTTGTACTTTATCTAGGACCACATATAGCAGCTGTTACTATGGCTGCATATGAATGTGGTGCTCTTAATTTTCCTGAACCACCGTATCCTGATCAAATAATATGTCCAACAACAATCGATCCAATGTGGACTGcaggaatattaaatattatgagAAAAGTACGTATTGAAGCTATGCTTTGGGGTGCTGGTACTGCACTTGGTGAATTACCACCATATTTTATGGCCAGAGCTGCTCGAACTAGCAGACACGATGGTAAAGATGAAAAATTTGAtcaagaagatttgaaagaaTTAGAAGCCTTAGAAGCTTTAGAAAATGGTGAAAATGTATCATTACTAATACGTATAAAACTAACCATGAAACATTTTGTACAAAAAGCAGGTTTTTGGGGAATACTCGCCTGTGCATCA ATTCCTAACCCATTGTTTGATCTTGCTGGTTTAACATGTGGCCATTATTTAATTCCTTTTTGGACATTTTTTGGTGCTACACTCATAGGAAAGGCTATTATAAAAATGCACATTCAACAACTTGCAGTAATCATAGCTTTCAATGAAGAACTTCtagataaatttattaaattattagcaATTGTACCATACGTTGGTTCAAAGTTTCAAGAACCATTGAAAAGATATCTTATTGAACAGAAAAAGAAGTTACATGATAAAACATCAATG GATGGAACAACAACAATTTCGTggttatttgataaatttgtaatGTTGATGGTATGTTACTTTTTGGTAACAATTATTCATGCTTTAGCAAGAAATTATCATCGTAAACGAACTAAACGTACCGATTAA
- the LOC100878661 gene encoding vacuole membrane protein 1 isoform X2, translating to MVRRKVDRKKSTASSMGISNNVKNFDGSFIYMDSKNTMNATTVIPVSQLTHKQSKGLLKEHLPISGKRTNMNIELGGIMLENTTAKRRVKVSIPVNGAQQNIEQKKSPAPFSEDRNNLNNEFYIDTECLSLWQHPITTLNYFFRELFSNIFSLGKKALHHKKIVWSIVSIIILFLVLNRISGPHQQILRAWETKIIWWLYWIGLGVLSSVGLGTGLHTFVLYLGPHIAAVTMAAYECGALNFPEPPYPDQIICPTTIDPMWTAGILNIMRKVRIEAMLWGAGTALGELPPYFMARAARTSRHDGKDEKFDQEDLKELEALEALENGENVSLLIRIKLTMKHFVQKAGFWGILACASIPNPLFDLAGLTCGHYLIPFWTFFGATLIGKAIIKMHIQQLAVIIAFNEELLDKFIKLLAIVPYVGSKFQEPLKRYLIEQKKKLHDKTSMDGTTTISWLFDKFVMLMVCYFLVTIIHALARNYHRKRTKRTD from the exons ATGGTGCGAAGAAAAGTAGATCGAAAGAAAAGCACTGCTTCTAGTATGGGTATTTCCAATAATGTAAAGAATTTTGATGGCAGTTTTATTTACATGGATAGTAAAAATACAATGAATGCTACTACAGTGATACCAGTTTCACAACTTACACATAAACAATCTAAAGGCTTATTAAAAGAACATCTGCCCATTTCAGGAAAGAGGACAAACATG AATATTGAACTAGGAGGTATCATGTTGGAAAATACCACTGCCAAGCGACGTGTGAAGGTTTCAATTCCTGTTAATGGTGCACAACAAAATATTGAACAGAAAAAATCACCTGCACCATTTTCAGAAGATcgaaacaatttaaataatgaattttatatagATACAGAATGTTTATCGTTATGGCAGCATCCAATTACTACATTAAATTACTTTTTCCGAGAACTTTTTAGTAACATATTCAGCTTAGGAAAAAAGGCATTACATCACAAAAAAATAGTATGGAGTATTGTATCAATAATTATATTGTTTCTGGTATTAAACAGAATTTCTGGTCCACATCAACAG attttgagaGCATGGGAGACAAAAATTATTTGGTGGCTATATTGGATAGGTTTAGGTGTTCTTTCAAGTGTAGGTCTTGGTACAGGTTTACACACTTTTGTACTTTATCTAGGACCACATATAGCAGCTGTTACTATGGCTGCATATGAATGTGGTGCTCTTAATTTTCCTGAACCACCGTATCCTGATCAAATAATATGTCCAACAACAATCGATCCAATGTGGACTGcaggaatattaaatattatgagAAAAGTACGTATTGAAGCTATGCTTTGGGGTGCTGGTACTGCACTTGGTGAATTACCACCATATTTTATGGCCAGAGCTGCTCGAACTAGCAGACACGATGGTAAAGATGAAAAATTTGAtcaagaagatttgaaagaaTTAGAAGCCTTAGAAGCTTTAGAAAATGGTGAAAATGTATCATTACTAATACGTATAAAACTAACCATGAAACATTTTGTACAAAAAGCAGGTTTTTGGGGAATACTCGCCTGTGCATCA ATTCCTAACCCATTGTTTGATCTTGCTGGTTTAACATGTGGCCATTATTTAATTCCTTTTTGGACATTTTTTGGTGCTACACTCATAGGAAAGGCTATTATAAAAATGCACATTCAACAACTTGCAGTAATCATAGCTTTCAATGAAGAACTTCtagataaatttattaaattattagcaATTGTACCATACGTTGGTTCAAAGTTTCAAGAACCATTGAAAAGATATCTTATTGAACAGAAAAAGAAGTTACATGATAAAACATCAATG GATGGAACAACAACAATTTCGTggttatttgataaatttgtaatGTTGATGGTATGTTACTTTTTGGTAACAATTATTCATGCTTTAGCAAGAAATTATCATCGTAAACGAACTAAACGTACCGATTAA